The Streptomyces sp. NBC_00670 genome window below encodes:
- a CDS encoding winged helix-turn-helix transcriptional regulator, with protein MATSPAGTDSPSGYAFDVFARGCPSRRTLEHATGRWGALTLGALYDGTLRFNELRRRVDGVSEKMLSQTLHALERDGLVLRDARPTNPPRVDYSLTPLGREVAERLIALIACLEGSMDEVLAARERYDAREGLPRRS; from the coding sequence ATGGCGACCTCCCCTGCCGGTACGGACTCCCCCAGCGGTTACGCGTTCGACGTGTTCGCCCGCGGCTGCCCCTCCCGGCGCACCCTCGAGCACGCGACCGGACGCTGGGGTGCGCTCACCCTCGGGGCGTTGTACGACGGCACGCTCCGCTTCAACGAGCTGCGGCGGCGGGTGGACGGGGTCAGCGAGAAGATGCTCTCGCAGACCCTGCACGCGCTGGAACGGGACGGACTGGTCCTGCGGGACGCCCGGCCGACCAACCCGCCCCGGGTCGACTACTCCCTCACCCCGCTGGGCCGCGAGGTGGCCGAGCGGCTGATCGCCCTGATCGCCTGCCTCGAGGGCAGCATGGACGAGGTCCTGGCCGCCCGCGAGCGCTACGACGCCCGTGAGGGCCTGCCGCGACGGAGCTAG
- the rpmF gene encoding 50S ribosomal protein L32 has protein sequence MAVPKRKMSRSNTRHRRSQWKAAVPTLVACERCHEPKLQHIACPSCGTYNKRQVLEV, from the coding sequence GTGGCTGTTCCGAAGCGGAAGATGTCGCGCAGCAACACGCGCCACCGCCGGTCGCAGTGGAAGGCTGCGGTCCCCACCCTGGTCGCGTGCGAGCGCTGCCACGAGCCGAAGCTGCAGCACATCGCGTGCCCGTCGTGCGGCACGTACAACAAGCGTCAGGTCCTCGAGGTCTGA
- the rnc gene encoding ribonuclease III, producing the protein MSDATSGPRRGGAGSADNAASSHTLLEGRLGYKLETALLVRALTHRSYAYENGGLPTNERLEFLGDSVLGLVVTDTLYRTHPDLPEGQLAKLRAAVVNSRALAGVGRGLDLGSFIRLGRGEEGTGGRDKASILADTLEAVIGAVYLDQGLDAASELVHRLFDPLIEKSSNLGAGLDWKTSLQELTATEGLGVPEYLVTETGPDHEKTFTAAARVGGVSYGTGTGRSKKEAEQQAAESAWRSIRAAADERAKAAGAATDADEAAASA; encoded by the coding sequence ATGTCTGACGCCACAAGTGGTCCCCGCCGCGGCGGGGCCGGCTCGGCGGACAACGCGGCCTCGTCCCACACGCTTCTGGAAGGGCGGCTCGGCTACAAGCTCGAGACCGCCCTTCTGGTGCGCGCGCTGACCCACCGTTCGTACGCGTACGAGAACGGCGGTCTGCCGACGAACGAGCGTCTGGAGTTCCTCGGGGACTCCGTGCTCGGTCTCGTCGTCACCGACACGCTGTACCGCACCCACCCCGACCTGCCCGAGGGCCAGCTGGCCAAGCTGCGGGCCGCGGTGGTCAACTCGCGTGCGCTGGCGGGGGTCGGCCGTGGGCTCGACCTGGGCTCCTTCATCCGGCTCGGCCGGGGCGAAGAGGGCACGGGCGGCCGGGACAAGGCCTCCATCCTCGCCGACACCCTCGAAGCGGTGATCGGCGCGGTCTACCTCGACCAGGGCCTCGATGCGGCCTCCGAACTGGTGCACCGCCTGTTCGACCCGCTGATCGAGAAGTCCTCGAACCTGGGTGCCGGCCTGGACTGGAAGACCAGCCTCCAGGAACTCACCGCGACCGAAGGGCTCGGCGTCCCCGAGTACCTGGTCACGGAGACGGGCCCGGACCACGAGAAGACCTTCACTGCTGCCGCCCGCGTCGGAGGCGTCTCGTACGGCACCGGCACCGGCCGCAGCAAGAAGGAGGCGGAGCAGCAGGCCGCGGAGTCGGCCTGGCGCTCCATCCGTGCCGCCGCCGACGAGCGTGCCAAGGCGGCCGGAGCCGCCACGGACGCCGACGAGGCGGCCGCCTCCGCCTGA
- the mutM gene encoding bifunctional DNA-formamidopyrimidine glycosylase/DNA-(apurinic or apyrimidinic site) lyase — translation MPELPEVEVVRRGLERWVAHRTVADVEVLHPRAVRRHPAGGVDFAQRLKGHRVGTPARRGKYLWLPLDDADEAVLAHLGMSGQLLVQPHEAPAEKHLRVRVRFDDALGTELRFVDQRTFGGLSLHDTTPDGLPDVIAHIARDPLDPLFDDDAFHLALRRKRTTIKRALLDQSLISGVGNIYADEALWRSRLHYERPTATLTRPGTAALLGHIRDVMNAALAVGGTSFDSLYVNVNGESGYFDRSLDAYGREDLPCRRCATPMRRRPWMNRSSYFCPKCQRAPRVTL, via the coding sequence ATGCCCGAGTTGCCCGAGGTCGAGGTCGTCCGGCGCGGACTGGAGCGGTGGGTCGCCCACCGCACCGTCGCCGACGTCGAGGTGCTGCACCCGCGCGCGGTACGGCGGCACCCGGCCGGCGGCGTGGACTTCGCGCAGCGGCTCAAGGGCCACCGGGTCGGCACCCCGGCCCGCCGCGGCAAGTACCTGTGGCTGCCGCTGGACGACGCCGACGAGGCGGTCCTCGCCCACCTCGGCATGAGCGGCCAGCTCCTGGTCCAGCCGCACGAGGCGCCCGCCGAGAAACACCTGCGCGTCCGCGTCCGCTTCGACGACGCACTCGGCACCGAACTCCGCTTCGTCGACCAGCGCACCTTCGGCGGACTGTCGCTGCACGACACCACCCCCGACGGGCTGCCCGACGTCATCGCGCACATCGCCCGCGACCCGCTGGACCCCCTCTTCGACGACGACGCCTTCCACCTCGCGCTGCGCCGCAAGCGCACCACGATCAAACGGGCCCTGCTCGACCAGTCCCTGATCAGCGGCGTCGGCAACATCTACGCGGACGAGGCGCTGTGGCGCTCCCGCCTGCACTACGAACGCCCCACGGCGACCCTCACCCGCCCCGGCACCGCCGCGCTCCTCGGCCACATCAGGGACGTCATGAACGCGGCCCTCGCGGTGGGCGGCACCAGCTTCGACAGCCTCTACGTCAACGTCAACGGGGAGTCGGGCTACTTCGACCGCTCGCTCGACGCGTACGGCCGCGAGGACCTGCCGTGCCGGCGCTGTGCGACGCCGATGCGGCGGCGCCCGTGGATGAACCGGTCGAGCTACTTCTGCCCGAAGTGCCAGCGGGCGCCGAGGGTGACGCTCTAG
- a CDS encoding ATP synthase F0 subunit B has protein sequence MDVQKKLDEIVAAVSGARSMPMSASCVVNRAELLSQLEEVRAALPGSLAQAEELIGDREHLVERARQEADRIIETAHAERGSLISDTEIARRSQAEADRILDEARREAEEIRAEADDYVDSKLANFEVVLTKTLGSVGRGREKLLGTGPGLDENGYEDEDAPERSHDPETLRRDADAYVDVKLGAFEAVLAKTLDAVGRGRQKLHGRIATDELGALALNDDGAPGRHTSDADYLADLAALSDTPAAPAQQRGAPPAPAEQPAVAAQQQDPYGYGQSETYGDGQGADAYGDGGQGTDAYGYPQQAYAPQDPYGYAQADPYAAAYQQQGYDPQAAYDQQAQAQAQVYGQVPAQAHTLDETSLFDTSMISAEQLRAYEEGRGGH, from the coding sequence GTGGACGTGCAGAAGAAGCTCGACGAGATCGTCGCCGCGGTCTCCGGCGCCCGGTCGATGCCCATGTCGGCCTCGTGCGTGGTCAACCGCGCCGAACTGCTCTCCCAGCTCGAGGAGGTGCGCGCGGCGCTGCCCGGCTCCCTCGCCCAGGCCGAGGAACTCATCGGCGACCGCGAGCACCTGGTGGAACGGGCCCGCCAGGAGGCCGACCGGATCATCGAGACCGCGCACGCCGAACGCGGCTCCCTGATCTCCGACACCGAGATCGCGCGCCGCTCCCAGGCCGAGGCCGACCGCATCCTGGACGAGGCCCGCCGGGAGGCCGAGGAGATCCGCGCCGAGGCCGACGACTACGTCGACTCCAAGCTCGCCAACTTCGAGGTCGTCCTCACCAAGACCCTCGGCTCCGTCGGCCGCGGCCGCGAGAAGCTGCTCGGCACCGGCCCGGGACTCGACGAGAACGGCTACGAGGACGAGGACGCCCCCGAGCGCAGCCACGACCCCGAGACCCTGCGCCGCGACGCCGACGCCTACGTGGACGTCAAGCTCGGCGCCTTCGAGGCCGTCCTCGCCAAGACCCTGGACGCGGTCGGCCGCGGCCGGCAGAAGCTGCACGGCCGCATCGCCACCGACGAACTCGGCGCCCTCGCCCTGAACGACGACGGCGCCCCCGGCCGGCACACCAGCGACGCCGACTACCTCGCCGACCTCGCCGCCCTCTCCGACACCCCGGCCGCGCCCGCGCAGCAGCGCGGCGCACCGCCCGCCCCCGCCGAGCAGCCCGCCGTCGCCGCCCAGCAGCAGGACCCGTACGGCTACGGCCAGTCCGAGACCTACGGCGACGGACAGGGCGCCGACGCCTACGGGGACGGCGGCCAGGGCACCGACGCCTACGGCTACCCGCAGCAGGCCTACGCCCCGCAGGACCCGTACGGCTACGCGCAGGCCGACCCGTACGCCGCCGCCTACCAGCAGCAGGGCTACGACCCCCAGGCCGCCTACGACCAGCAGGCCCAGGCCCAGGCACAGGTCTACGGCCAGGTGCCGGCCCAGGCCCACACCCTGGACGAGACCAGCCTCTTCGACACCAGCATGATCAGCGCCGAGCAGCTGCGGGCGTACGAGGAGGGGCGCGGCGGCCACTGA
- a CDS encoding YceD family protein, whose product MALNARLDHRNPLVIDTHELGRRPGALRRLTRTVDAPKDFGVRGVIGVPEGAPVVLDLRMESVMEGVLVTGTAGATAEGECVRCLEPLRQETEAEFQELFSYPDADDRGRVRAEPGDDAEDDEDRYFVEDDLIDLEPVLRDAVVLALPMQPVCQDDCPGLCSECGVRLADDPDHHHDAVDIRWAALQGIAGSLESGDKDDTSGTDSGADEKQEK is encoded by the coding sequence ATGGCCCTGAACGCCCGCCTCGACCACCGCAACCCCCTCGTGATCGACACGCACGAGCTGGGGCGGCGTCCTGGTGCGCTGCGGCGGCTGACCCGCACGGTCGACGCCCCCAAGGACTTCGGTGTCCGCGGGGTGATCGGAGTGCCCGAGGGCGCCCCGGTCGTACTCGATCTCCGGATGGAGTCGGTCATGGAGGGCGTGCTCGTCACGGGTACCGCCGGTGCCACGGCCGAGGGGGAGTGCGTAAGGTGTCTGGAGCCGCTCCGGCAGGAGACCGAGGCGGAGTTCCAGGAACTGTTCTCGTACCCTGACGCCGACGACCGGGGCCGCGTGCGCGCGGAACCGGGCGACGACGCCGAGGACGACGAGGACAGGTACTTCGTCGAGGACGATCTGATCGACCTCGAACCCGTGCTGCGCGATGCGGTGGTGCTCGCACTGCCGATGCAGCCGGTGTGCCAGGACGACTGTCCGGGCCTGTGCTCCGAGTGCGGGGTGCGGCTCGCGGACGACCCGGACCACCACCATGACGCCGTCGACATCCGTTGGGCGGCATTGCAGGGAATCGCCGGTTCACTCGAATCCGGCGACAAGGACGACACGAGCGGCACCGATTCGGGCGCCGACGAGAAGCAGGAGAAGTAG